One Cervus canadensis isolate Bull #8, Minnesota chromosome 1, ASM1932006v1, whole genome shotgun sequence genomic window carries:
- the AKAP10 gene encoding A-kinase anchor protein 10, mitochondrial isoform X2: MRGAGPSPRQSPRALRPDPGPAMSFFRRKVKSKEQEKTPDVKSVKGRSCLDYQTQEAKSSLSKTLEQVLHDTVVLPYFIQFMELRRMEHLVKFWLEAESFHSTTWSRIRAHSLNTVKQSSLAEPVSPSKKPETTAAFVTESLNRRLEDSGSAHLEGIDLNNRTSNTQNHLLSQESDCAHSLHLETARTGTHRGSLETQESSRLMVASRSSPSSPLKELSGKLMKSIEQDAVNTFTKYISPDAAKPIPITEAMRNDIIAKICGEDGQVDPNCFVSAQSIVFSAMEHEHFSEFLRSHHFCKYQIEVLTSGTVYLADILFCESALFYFSEYMEKEDAVNILQFWLAADNFQSQLAAKKGQYDGQEAQNDAMILYDKYFSLQATHPLGFDDVVRLEIESNICREGGPLPNCFTTPLRQAWTTMEKVFLPGFLSSNLYYKYLNDLIHSVRGDEFLGGSVSLTAPGSMGPPDDSHPGAADSSTSQSSMKKASVKILKNFDEAIIVDAASLDPESLYQRTYAGKMTFGRVSDLGQFIRESEPEPDVKKSKGSMFSQAMKKWVQGNTDEAQEELAWKIAKMIVSDVMQQAQCDQPLEKSTKI, from the exons TGAAAAGCAAAGAGCAGGAGAAGACCCCAGATGTCAAGTCAGTCAAAG gcAGATCTTGTCTGGACTACCAGACTCAGGAGGCCAAATCAAGTCTTTCAAAAACCCTTGAGCAAGTCTTGCATGACACAGTGGTCCTCCCTTACTTCATTCAGTTCATGGAACTTCGGAGAATGGAGCATTTGGTTAAGTTTTGGTTGGAAGCTGAAAGTTTTCACTCCACAACTTGGTCCCGAATAAGAGCACACAGTCTGAACACAGTGAAGCAGAGCTCATTGGCTGAACCTGTCTCTCCATCTAAAAAGCCCGAAACCACAGCAGCTTTTGTAACCGAGTCTCTTAACAGGAGGTTGGAGGATTCTGGCTCAGCCCATCTGGAAGGAATTGACTTGAATAATAGAACTAGCAACACCCAGAACCACTTGCTTTCCCAGGAGAGTGACTGTGCCCATTCTCTACACCTAGAGACAGCCAGGACAGGAACTCATCGGGGCTCCCTGGAAACCCAGGAGTCCTCCAGGCTCATGGTAGCCAGTAGAAGTAGTCCATCTTCTCCACTGAAGGAATTATcaggaaaattaatgaaaa GTATAGAGCAAGATGCAGTGAATACTTTTACCAAATACATATCTCCAGATGCTGCTAAACCGATACCAATTACAGAAGCAATGAGAAATGACATCATAG CAAAGATTTGTGGAGAAGACGGGCAGGTGGATCCCAACTGTTTCGTTTCTGCACAGTCCATAGTCTTCAGTGCAATGGAGCACGA GCACTTTAGTGAGTTTCTACGAAGTCACCATTTCTGTAAATACCAGATTGAAGTGCTGACCAGTGGAACTGTTTACCTGGCTGACATTCTCTTCTGTGAGTCAGCCCTCTTTTATTTCTCAGAG TACATGGAGAAAGAGGACGCAGTGAATATCCTACAGTTCTGGTTGGCAGCAGACAACTTCCAGTCTCAGCTCGCTGCCAAAAAAGGGCAGTACGACGGACAGGAGGCACAGAATGACGCCATGATCTTATATGACAA GTACTTCTCCCTCCAGGCCACACACCCTCTTGGATTTGACGATGTTGTGCGACTGGAAATTGAATCCAACATCTGCCGGGAAGGTGGGCCACTCCCTAACTGTTTCACCACTCCGTTACGTCAGGCCTGGACGACCATGGAGAAG GTCTTTTTGCCTGGCTTTTTGTCCAGCAATCTGTATTATAAATACTTGAACGATCTCATCCACTCAGTTCGCGGAGACGAGTTCCTGGGAGGGAGTGTCTCACTGACGGCTCCAGGCTCTATGGGTCCCCCTGATGACTCCCACCCTGGGGCAGCCGACAGCTCCACCTCTCAG TCCAGTATGAAAAAAGCCAGTGTTAAGATTCTGAAAAATTTTGATGAAGCGATAATTGTGGACGCTGCAAGTCTGGATCCAGAATCTTTGTATCAACGGACATATGCagg GAAGATGACGTTTGGAAGAGTTAGTGACTTGGGTCAGTTCATCCGAGAATCTGAGCCTGAACCTGatgtaaagaaatcaaaag GATCCATGTTCTCTCAAGCTATGAAGAAATGGGTGCAAGGAAATACTGATGAG GCCCAGGAGGAGCTAGCTTGGAAGATTGCTAAAATGATAGTCAGTGATGTGATGCAGCAGGCCCAGTGTGATCAGCCATTAGAGAAGTCCACAAAG aTATGA
- the AKAP10 gene encoding A-kinase anchor protein 10, mitochondrial isoform X1, with protein sequence MRGAGPSPRQSPRALRPDPGPAMSFFRRKVKSKEQEKTPDVKSVKASISVHSPQKSTKNHALLEAAGPSHVAINAISANMDSFSSSRTATLKKQPSHMEAAHFGDLGRSCLDYQTQEAKSSLSKTLEQVLHDTVVLPYFIQFMELRRMEHLVKFWLEAESFHSTTWSRIRAHSLNTVKQSSLAEPVSPSKKPETTAAFVTESLNRRLEDSGSAHLEGIDLNNRTSNTQNHLLSQESDCAHSLHLETARTGTHRGSLETQESSRLMVASRSSPSSPLKELSGKLMKSIEQDAVNTFTKYISPDAAKPIPITEAMRNDIIAKICGEDGQVDPNCFVSAQSIVFSAMEHEHFSEFLRSHHFCKYQIEVLTSGTVYLADILFCESALFYFSEYMEKEDAVNILQFWLAADNFQSQLAAKKGQYDGQEAQNDAMILYDKYFSLQATHPLGFDDVVRLEIESNICREGGPLPNCFTTPLRQAWTTMEKVFLPGFLSSNLYYKYLNDLIHSVRGDEFLGGSVSLTAPGSMGPPDDSHPGAADSSTSQSSMKKASVKILKNFDEAIIVDAASLDPESLYQRTYAGKMTFGRVSDLGQFIRESEPEPDVKKSKGSMFSQAMKKWVQGNTDEAQEELAWKIAKMIVSDVMQQAQCDQPLEKSTKI encoded by the exons TGAAAAGCAAAGAGCAGGAGAAGACCCCAGATGTCAAGTCAGTCAAAG cttCAATATCCGTACATTCCCCACAAAAAAGCACTAAAAATCATGCCTTGCTGGAGGCTGCGGGACCAAGTCATGTTGCAATCAATGCCATTTCTGCCAACATGGACTCCTTTTCAAGTAGCAGGACTGCAACACTTAAGAAACAGCCCAGCCACATGGAAGCTGCTCACTTTGGGGACCTGG gcAGATCTTGTCTGGACTACCAGACTCAGGAGGCCAAATCAAGTCTTTCAAAAACCCTTGAGCAAGTCTTGCATGACACAGTGGTCCTCCCTTACTTCATTCAGTTCATGGAACTTCGGAGAATGGAGCATTTGGTTAAGTTTTGGTTGGAAGCTGAAAGTTTTCACTCCACAACTTGGTCCCGAATAAGAGCACACAGTCTGAACACAGTGAAGCAGAGCTCATTGGCTGAACCTGTCTCTCCATCTAAAAAGCCCGAAACCACAGCAGCTTTTGTAACCGAGTCTCTTAACAGGAGGTTGGAGGATTCTGGCTCAGCCCATCTGGAAGGAATTGACTTGAATAATAGAACTAGCAACACCCAGAACCACTTGCTTTCCCAGGAGAGTGACTGTGCCCATTCTCTACACCTAGAGACAGCCAGGACAGGAACTCATCGGGGCTCCCTGGAAACCCAGGAGTCCTCCAGGCTCATGGTAGCCAGTAGAAGTAGTCCATCTTCTCCACTGAAGGAATTATcaggaaaattaatgaaaa GTATAGAGCAAGATGCAGTGAATACTTTTACCAAATACATATCTCCAGATGCTGCTAAACCGATACCAATTACAGAAGCAATGAGAAATGACATCATAG CAAAGATTTGTGGAGAAGACGGGCAGGTGGATCCCAACTGTTTCGTTTCTGCACAGTCCATAGTCTTCAGTGCAATGGAGCACGA GCACTTTAGTGAGTTTCTACGAAGTCACCATTTCTGTAAATACCAGATTGAAGTGCTGACCAGTGGAACTGTTTACCTGGCTGACATTCTCTTCTGTGAGTCAGCCCTCTTTTATTTCTCAGAG TACATGGAGAAAGAGGACGCAGTGAATATCCTACAGTTCTGGTTGGCAGCAGACAACTTCCAGTCTCAGCTCGCTGCCAAAAAAGGGCAGTACGACGGACAGGAGGCACAGAATGACGCCATGATCTTATATGACAA GTACTTCTCCCTCCAGGCCACACACCCTCTTGGATTTGACGATGTTGTGCGACTGGAAATTGAATCCAACATCTGCCGGGAAGGTGGGCCACTCCCTAACTGTTTCACCACTCCGTTACGTCAGGCCTGGACGACCATGGAGAAG GTCTTTTTGCCTGGCTTTTTGTCCAGCAATCTGTATTATAAATACTTGAACGATCTCATCCACTCAGTTCGCGGAGACGAGTTCCTGGGAGGGAGTGTCTCACTGACGGCTCCAGGCTCTATGGGTCCCCCTGATGACTCCCACCCTGGGGCAGCCGACAGCTCCACCTCTCAG TCCAGTATGAAAAAAGCCAGTGTTAAGATTCTGAAAAATTTTGATGAAGCGATAATTGTGGACGCTGCAAGTCTGGATCCAGAATCTTTGTATCAACGGACATATGCagg GAAGATGACGTTTGGAAGAGTTAGTGACTTGGGTCAGTTCATCCGAGAATCTGAGCCTGAACCTGatgtaaagaaatcaaaag GATCCATGTTCTCTCAAGCTATGAAGAAATGGGTGCAAGGAAATACTGATGAG GCCCAGGAGGAGCTAGCTTGGAAGATTGCTAAAATGATAGTCAGTGATGTGATGCAGCAGGCCCAGTGTGATCAGCCATTAGAGAAGTCCACAAAG aTATGA